The following proteins are encoded in a genomic region of Anaerolineales bacterium:
- a CDS encoding short-chain dehydrogenase, which translates to MEFTGKLKGKVAVVAGATRGAGRGIACMLGEAGATVYCTGRSIRNQPSDKNRTETIEETSEMVTGRGGVGISVRVDHSDPEQVKRLFEQVRQEQSGRLDVLVNDLTGDANLEFKPFLEHSLEKGLKLLENGSLSHIITSYYGIPLMVEHGGGLVVEVTDGTGNEIREFNFYYDLEKATNIRLAQSLAKQLHQHKIAVIALTPGFLRSEEMLDHFGVTEANWKEAVQHDRFFAYSETPFYIGKAVVALACDKKVMQKSGQALISGKLAREYGFTDNDGTQPVWTY; encoded by the coding sequence ATGGAATTCACAGGAAAACTCAAAGGAAAGGTAGCCGTGGTCGCCGGGGCGACACGGGGAGCCGGTCGGGGAATCGCCTGCATGCTGGGCGAAGCTGGTGCTACGGTTTACTGTACTGGCCGGTCAATCAGAAATCAGCCATCCGACAAAAACCGTACGGAAACCATCGAAGAGACTTCGGAGATGGTAACAGGGAGAGGTGGCGTGGGAATATCCGTGCGGGTTGACCATTCTGACCCCGAACAGGTCAAACGGCTGTTTGAGCAAGTGAGGCAGGAACAAAGCGGCCGGTTGGATGTGCTGGTCAATGACCTGACGGGTGATGCCAACCTGGAATTTAAACCCTTCCTGGAGCACTCACTCGAGAAGGGCCTCAAGCTGCTGGAGAATGGGTCGCTATCCCATATCATCACCAGTTATTATGGCATCCCGCTGATGGTCGAACATGGAGGTGGGTTGGTAGTCGAAGTGACGGATGGCACCGGTAACGAGATACGCGAATTTAACTTTTATTATGACCTGGAAAAGGCCACCAACATCCGCTTGGCACAATCGTTGGCGAAGCAACTACACCAACACAAGATCGCAGTTATCGCCCTGACGCCAGGTTTCCTGCGCTCGGAAGAGATGCTGGATCACTTCGGAGTTACAGAAGCGAACTGGAAGGAAGCTGTCCAACATGATCGGTTCTTCGCTTATTCGGAGACCCCGTTCTACATCGGCAAGGCTGTGGTTGCCCTGGCATGCGACAAAAAGGTGATGCAAAAGAGTGGCCAGGCATTGATCTCGGGGAAGCTGGCGCGGGAGTACGGCTTTACTGATAATGATGGCACCCAGCCGGTGTGGACTTATTGA
- a CDS encoding CopG family transcriptional regulator — protein sequence MPDTEKITINMAAVDLGKIDLLVQEGLYSNRTDFIRTAIRGQLEKHSLEIQQSVTRHSYVVGVLSYNRADLERFKQKNERLKIAVVGLLHFQGDITPELAAEVVENIQVRGVFLASDVVKAAIEGRME from the coding sequence ATGCCTGACACAGAAAAAATTACCATTAATATGGCGGCGGTTGACCTGGGTAAGATCGACCTGCTGGTGCAGGAAGGCTTGTACTCAAACCGCACCGATTTCATCCGCACCGCCATCCGAGGCCAGCTTGAGAAACACAGCCTGGAGATCCAGCAATCGGTCACCCGGCATTCATATGTCGTGGGGGTCCTCTCCTACAATCGAGCTGACCTTGAGCGCTTCAAGCAGAAGAACGAACGCTTGAAGATCGCTGTCGTAGGCCTGCTTCACTTCCAGGGTGATATCACCCCAGAACTGGCAGCCGAAGTGGTGGAAAACATCCAGGTGCGCGGCGTCTTCCTGGCGAGCGATGTAGTCAAAGCAGCCATCGAAGGAAGGATGGAGTAG
- a CDS encoding aldo/keto reductase, protein MIPKAAFGRTGHISSRVIFGSWALSTASQKEADQVVELLMEYGINHIDTAPMYGNAEKLIGTWMKKHRQAFFLATKTRKRTHHGALADLNNSLQTLGVDSIDLLQLHGLTNMKGWEDTMGTEGALEVLISAREQGKVRHLGVTGHSNQTPAMHKRSLERYDFDSVMLPYSYRQMKIPAYAADFADLITTCRKRKVAVQTIKSIARGPWNDQLKTFNTYFYEPLVTEDAIQKSVHWVLGLTDCFLITAGDIQLLPKILRAASIFEQRPSDAEMESLVAEYDIQPIFKG, encoded by the coding sequence ATGATACCAAAAGCTGCCTTCGGACGCACTGGTCACATAAGCTCACGGGTCATATTCGGCTCATGGGCCTTATCTACAGCTTCCCAGAAGGAAGCTGACCAGGTAGTAGAGCTCCTAATGGAATATGGCATCAACCACATTGACACAGCACCCATGTATGGGAATGCTGAGAAGTTGATTGGAACCTGGATGAAGAAACACAGGCAGGCTTTCTTTCTGGCCACGAAAACTCGCAAACGAACCCATCATGGAGCGTTGGCTGACCTGAACAATTCACTGCAAACATTGGGGGTGGATTCGATTGACCTTTTGCAGCTGCATGGACTCACTAATATGAAGGGTTGGGAAGACACAATGGGGACAGAGGGAGCCCTGGAGGTCTTGATTTCAGCACGCGAGCAAGGTAAGGTGCGACACCTGGGTGTGACTGGTCACAGCAACCAGACACCAGCCATGCACAAGCGCAGCCTCGAGCGCTACGACTTTGATTCAGTCATGCTACCCTATAGCTATCGGCAAATGAAGATACCTGCGTATGCTGCTGATTTTGCCGATCTGATTACTACATGCAGGAAGCGGAAGGTTGCTGTTCAGACCATAAAATCGATTGCGCGCGGACCATGGAATGATCAACTGAAAACATTCAACACCTACTTTTATGAGCCACTGGTCACCGAAGATGCGATCCAAAAATCGGTGCACTGGGTGCTTGGTCTGACCGATTGCTTTCTAATCACCGCGGGGGATATACAGCTCCTACCCAAAATTCTTCGAGCAGCCAGCATCTTTGAGCAACGGCCTTCCGATGCCGAGATGGAGTCACTCGTGGCAGAGTATGACATCCAACCAATTTTCAAAGGATAA